Proteins encoded within one genomic window of Solibaculum mannosilyticum:
- the obgE gene encoding GTPase ObgE: protein MPHFIDHATIFVKAGDGGNGSVSFHREKYVAAGGPDGGDGGRGGDVIFEVSDHLTTLSDFRYKRKYKAENGQDGRGSRSFGRSGKDIVVKVPRGTVVKDAATGRILTDLSGDEPFIAAKGGRGGWGNSHFATSTRQVPRFAKPGTPGEERELTLELKLLADVGLVGFPNVGKSTLISVVSEAKPNIADYHFTTLIPNLGVVRLGEGTSFVMADIPGIIEGASEGVGLGYEFLRHVERCRLLVHVVDVAGSEGRDPIQDFETINAELQKYNPELMERPMIVAGNKCDLADEQQLQKIEQYFKDKGYAYFPMMAAIHYGVDDLIKYVAQELAKLPPIRIYEAEPVPLEELAESASKDRDFTVRKQDNVYFVEGKWLLKIMQSVNFDDYESLQYFQRVLINSGVIDALRQAGVQEGDTVCVYDLEFDFVN, encoded by the coding sequence ATGCCACATTTTATCGACCATGCCACTATTTTCGTCAAGGCCGGGGACGGGGGGAATGGAAGTGTCTCCTTCCACCGGGAAAAGTACGTGGCGGCTGGAGGTCCCGACGGCGGCGACGGCGGACGTGGCGGCGACGTCATTTTTGAGGTCAGCGATCATCTGACCACGCTTTCCGACTTCCGCTATAAACGTAAGTATAAGGCGGAAAATGGTCAGGATGGCCGTGGTTCCCGCAGCTTCGGACGCAGCGGTAAGGATATTGTGGTCAAGGTACCGCGGGGTACGGTGGTCAAGGATGCGGCCACGGGACGTATTTTGACCGATTTATCCGGGGATGAACCGTTTATTGCGGCGAAAGGCGGACGCGGGGGATGGGGAAATTCCCATTTTGCAACATCCACCCGTCAAGTCCCGCGCTTTGCAAAGCCCGGTACGCCTGGAGAGGAACGGGAGCTTACGCTGGAACTCAAGCTGCTGGCAGATGTGGGATTGGTCGGTTTTCCCAATGTGGGAAAATCCACTTTGATCTCGGTGGTCAGTGAGGCAAAGCCCAACATCGCCGACTATCATTTTACCACCCTTATCCCCAATCTGGGCGTGGTGCGTCTGGGGGAAGGTACTTCCTTTGTCATGGCCGATATTCCTGGTATCATCGAGGGGGCCAGCGAAGGCGTGGGATTGGGATATGAGTTCCTCCGCCATGTAGAACGGTGCAGGCTTTTGGTGCACGTGGTGGATGTGGCCGGCAGCGAGGGCCGGGATCCCATCCAGGACTTTGAAACCATCAATGCGGAACTGCAAAAATACAATCCGGAACTGATGGAACGTCCCATGATCGTGGCGGGGAACAAATGTGATCTAGCCGACGAGCAGCAGCTTCAAAAAATAGAGCAGTATTTTAAAGACAAGGGATACGCCTATTTCCCCATGATGGCCGCCATTCACTACGGGGTGGACGACCTCATCAAATACGTGGCGCAGGAGCTCGCTAAGCTGCCGCCTATCCGCATCTATGAGGCGGAACCGGTCCCGCTGGAGGAATTGGCCGAGTCGGCATCCAAGGATCGTGATTTTACCGTCCGCAAGCAGGACAACGTCTATTTTGTGGAAGGAAAATGGCTGCTTAAGATCATGCAGTCGGTCAATTTTGACGATTACGAATCCCTCCAGTACTTCCAGCGGGTACTGATCAACAGCGGCGTCATCGATGCCCTGCGTCAGGCCGGCGTCCAGGAAGGGGATACCGTTTGCGTCTACGACCTGGAATTTGACTTTGTCAACTGA
- a CDS encoding ribosomal-processing cysteine protease Prp, whose product MTKIRFTLKSGQPVSFLMEGHAGAGLSGNDIVCAALSSAAYMAANTITDVMGVRADAAVSDARFSLSLPDDTPREAIQVMEGLRLHFVQLEDQYPASIQLENTEV is encoded by the coding sequence ATGACCAAGATCCGTTTTACCTTAAAATCTGGTCAACCGGTCTCCTTCCTTATGGAAGGACATGCTGGTGCCGGACTGAGCGGCAATGACATTGTGTGTGCCGCGCTTTCTTCCGCCGCTTATATGGCGGCCAATACCATCACGGATGTGATGGGTGTCCGGGCCGATGCTGCCGTATCGGATGCTCGGTTTTCTTTGAGCCTTCCGGACGATACGCCTAGGGAGGCAATCCAGGTGATGGAGGGACTTCGGTTGCATTTTGTGCAGCTTGAGGACCAATATCCCGCTTCAATCCAACTTGAGAATACGGAGGTGTAA
- a CDS encoding C69 family dipeptidase: MKKASKIITALAAAAVMTLGSAIGASACTGIYFGSELTQNGSTFMGRSEDIGKLHNKIFEVHPAEDHEEGAMYEDTYGFSMPYPSHTYRYTLVKDSPLRGETMQDENGNYIGEAYAEAGTNENGVSMSATVSTSYNKKARAADPLVDTGICEISLGTVILSQATSARHGVELLADIVDKYGSGECNSLTISDQNEVWTFDTLSGYQYVAVKMPDDKASVNPNMMVIDSVDVNDTENVVASPNLVSLPEENGFLVTDENGNIDIAETYGSEDYGSGQYVRYWQGVHYLNPDLATKVNVDYTYDESGKRVAPEGPFDMMIDTDKKFSTLEILQMLAYRGEGTKYDAETTGIAIGNERQAECHVFEIRENMPEALSQLEWLALSRAEYSVYLPYYGSLMTETDEIFAPIDMKYTPDSFYWVMAQLNDTCDNNRELYGTNVKKFWEGYQEKLIEQQAAVDEDMIKVYEYSPELAEEKATELAKAVSKEAYGYAKEILTELEAFIEAGTEGEFVPTALAEGKGPTYSFDMVGGTGLPEETDPSQPESSAPETSDPESSAPESSSPESSSTSSSSSSSSSSSSSSSVNNPATGESTPLFAILGLAAVAGAAMIVVKKKEQK, encoded by the coding sequence ATGAAAAAGGCATCTAAGATTATCACTGCATTAGCCGCCGCAGCCGTTATGACCCTCGGTAGCGCAATCGGCGCTTCGGCTTGTACGGGTATCTACTTTGGTTCGGAACTGACCCAGAATGGTTCCACTTTTATGGGACGATCCGAGGATATCGGCAAGCTGCACAATAAGATTTTTGAAGTGCATCCTGCTGAGGACCATGAGGAAGGTGCTATGTATGAGGATACGTATGGTTTTTCCATGCCCTATCCCAGCCACACTTACCGCTATACTTTAGTGAAAGATTCGCCCCTGCGCGGTGAAACCATGCAGGATGAAAATGGCAACTACATTGGCGAAGCTTATGCTGAGGCCGGCACCAATGAAAACGGCGTCTCGATGAGTGCAACCGTCTCCACTTCTTACAATAAGAAAGCACGTGCGGCTGATCCCCTGGTCGACACCGGCATCTGCGAAATCTCCCTGGGTACGGTTATCCTCTCCCAGGCAACCAGCGCCCGGCACGGTGTGGAATTGCTGGCCGATATCGTTGATAAATATGGTTCGGGCGAATGCAATTCCCTGACCATCAGTGATCAGAATGAGGTTTGGACCTTTGATACCCTCTCGGGTTATCAATATGTGGCTGTTAAGATGCCCGACGACAAGGCTTCGGTCAATCCCAACATGATGGTTATCGACAGCGTGGATGTCAACGATACGGAAAATGTTGTGGCTTCCCCCAACCTGGTCAGCCTGCCGGAGGAAAATGGCTTCCTGGTCACCGATGAAAACGGCAACATCGACATTGCTGAGACCTATGGCTCGGAAGATTATGGTTCCGGTCAGTATGTCCGGTATTGGCAGGGCGTCCATTACCTCAATCCCGACCTGGCTACTAAGGTCAATGTAGACTATACTTACGATGAATCGGGAAAACGGGTTGCCCCCGAAGGTCCTTTCGATATGATGATTGATACCGACAAGAAGTTTTCTACATTGGAGATCCTCCAAATGCTCGCTTATCGCGGCGAAGGTACGAAATACGATGCGGAGACTACCGGTATTGCCATCGGCAATGAACGTCAGGCGGAATGCCATGTGTTTGAAATCCGGGAAAATATGCCGGAAGCCCTTTCCCAGCTGGAATGGCTTGCCCTGTCCCGCGCGGAATATTCCGTTTACCTGCCCTATTACGGCAGCCTGATGACCGAGACTGATGAAATCTTCGCTCCTATTGATATGAAATACACTCCCGATTCCTTCTACTGGGTCATGGCTCAGTTAAACGACACTTGCGATAACAACCGCGAATTGTACGGCACCAATGTCAAAAAATTCTGGGAAGGCTATCAGGAAAAACTCATCGAACAGCAGGCTGCTGTGGATGAGGATATGATCAAAGTGTATGAATACAGTCCCGAGCTGGCCGAGGAAAAGGCCACGGAACTTGCTAAGGCTGTCTCCAAAGAAGCTTATGGTTACGCCAAAGAAATCCTCACCGAGTTGGAAGCTTTCATCGAAGCTGGTACAGAAGGTGAATTCGTTCCCACCGCTCTGGCGGAAGGCAAAGGCCCCACCTATTCCTTCGACATGGTAGGCGGTACCGGCCTGCCGGAAGAAACCGATCCCTCTCAGCCGGAATCCTCTGCTCCCGAGACATCTGATCCGGAGTCTTCCGCTCCTGAATCCTCCAGTCCGGAATCTTCTTCCACCAGCAGTTCTTCTTCCTCTAGCTCCTCTTCCAGCAGCTCTTCTTCCGTCAATAACCCGGCCACCGGCGAGTCCACTCCTCTCTTCGCCATCCTTGGCCTGGCTGCTGTAGCTGGCGCTGCTATGATCGTTGTGAAGAAAAAGGAACAAAAATAA
- a CDS encoding MATE family efflux transporter — protein MIREKSFYRMVFGLVLPMAGQNLINVGVGMCDTLMLGRVSEKALAGASLGNQPFFLLTLVLFGISSGASVLTAQYWGKGDTQTIRRILGMAIRYALMVAVVFSLCTVLLPDKVLSIFTSDQEIIVQGIPYLRIVGGSYIFSAVTVTYLNIIRSVEKVMVPMCIYSISFTINVIINSILIFGPAQMGTSGAAIGTTVSRFVEVILTLTFALRINKTVRFKITDLFQKSKDLFQDFVRYSGPVLLNECLYGLGISMHSVILGHLNGEAVAAYAIAYVVMQLSTVVMFGVSNASAVIIGKYIGAGEKEQASNAAGTLLILSLAVGAFGAILILVCMPLIFALYSLSALASEYLRMMLIVLAITTFFKSITCTIIVGIMRGGGDTRFSLFLDAGNLWFSVLLGFLGGYVFQWGVTAVMILLNVEEIPKTILGIWRIRSKKWIKDVTRNQIEQPVNSLEDA, from the coding sequence TTGATTCGAGAAAAGTCATTTTACCGCATGGTATTCGGCCTAGTGCTTCCAATGGCGGGGCAGAATCTGATCAATGTGGGCGTCGGCATGTGTGATACCCTTATGCTGGGCCGGGTCAGTGAAAAGGCGTTGGCCGGCGCGTCCTTGGGGAACCAGCCCTTTTTCCTGTTGACGCTGGTGTTATTTGGTATATCATCCGGCGCATCGGTGCTCACCGCCCAATACTGGGGCAAGGGCGATACCCAGACTATCCGCCGCATTTTGGGGATGGCCATCCGGTATGCTTTAATGGTGGCAGTGGTATTCTCTTTGTGTACGGTTTTGCTGCCGGACAAAGTGCTTTCTATTTTCACTTCCGATCAAGAGATCATTGTCCAAGGCATCCCTTACCTGCGTATTGTGGGCGGATCGTATATTTTCTCTGCCGTCACCGTCACCTATCTCAACATCATCCGCAGCGTGGAGAAGGTCATGGTGCCTATGTGCATCTACAGTATCTCCTTTACCATCAACGTTATCATCAACTCTATCCTGATCTTCGGCCCGGCACAGATGGGGACGTCCGGCGCCGCCATTGGTACCACTGTCTCCCGGTTTGTGGAGGTCATCTTGACCCTGACCTTTGCCCTGCGCATCAACAAAACGGTGCGCTTTAAGATCACCGACCTGTTTCAAAAGAGCAAGGATCTGTTTCAGGATTTTGTCCGCTACTCCGGTCCGGTACTTCTCAACGAATGCCTATATGGTTTGGGAATCTCCATGCATTCTGTCATCTTGGGACATCTAAACGGAGAAGCAGTAGCAGCTTATGCCATCGCCTATGTGGTGATGCAGCTTTCCACCGTTGTAATGTTCGGCGTCTCCAACGCGTCGGCCGTTATCATCGGAAAATACATCGGAGCCGGGGAAAAGGAACAAGCAAGCAATGCCGCCGGCACCCTGTTGATTCTGTCCCTGGCGGTAGGAGCGTTTGGGGCGATTCTGATTTTGGTATGTATGCCCCTTATCTTTGCCCTCTATTCCCTCTCTGCCCTTGCAAGCGAATATCTCCGCATGATGCTCATTGTATTGGCCATTACGACCTTCTTTAAATCCATCACCTGTACCATCATCGTCGGCATCATGCGGGGCGGCGGGGACACCAGGTTCAGTCTTTTCCTGGACGCCGGTAACCTTTGGTTTTCCGTACTGTTGGGATTCCTGGGAGGCTATGTATTCCAGTGGGGCGTAACAGCCGTCATGATTCTCTTAAATGTGGAGGAAATCCCCAAAACCATTCTCGGGATCTGGCGTATCCGCAGCAAAAAGTGGATCAAAGACGTTACCCGTAATCAGATAGAGCAGCCGGTAAACAGTTTGGAAGATGCATAA
- a CDS encoding YitT family protein, with amino-acid sequence MKNQSVKSIAKQYFLITISTLILAVGTYFFKFPNNFTFGGVTGLSVVIGKALPIISPSTANLILNVLLLAVGFFFLGKNFGIMTVYASMLLSFSLSGLEILYPMDKPLTDDPMLELVFAVLLPAFGSALLFNIGASSGGTDIVAMILKKYTSVDIGRALLLSDLLITLSAFLLFDIKTVLFSMLGLFAKSLVVDSVIENINMCKYFNVVCSNPEPICGYIVDKLKRSATICEAKGAFSHDQKYIVFTAMKRYQAVQLRQFIKHVEPGAFILISNTSEIIGKGFNNGG; translated from the coding sequence ATGAAGAATCAGAGCGTAAAGTCCATTGCAAAACAGTATTTCCTTATTACCATCAGCACCTTGATCCTGGCGGTCGGAACTTATTTCTTTAAATTCCCCAATAATTTTACCTTTGGCGGCGTCACCGGCTTGTCGGTAGTCATCGGAAAGGCGCTTCCCATCATCAGTCCCAGTACAGCCAACCTGATTCTCAACGTACTTCTTCTTGCGGTGGGCTTTTTCTTCCTTGGGAAAAACTTCGGTATCATGACGGTCTACGCCAGTATGCTGCTTTCCTTTTCCCTTTCGGGATTGGAAATCCTATATCCCATGGACAAGCCCTTGACCGATGACCCAATGCTGGAATTGGTGTTTGCCGTTTTGCTGCCTGCCTTTGGTTCAGCCCTCCTCTTTAACATCGGCGCCTCCAGCGGCGGGACCGACATTGTGGCTATGATCCTTAAAAAATATACCAGTGTGGATATCGGCCGGGCACTGCTGTTGAGCGATCTGCTCATTACATTGTCGGCCTTCTTATTGTTTGATATTAAGACGGTTCTCTTCTCTATGCTGGGCCTGTTTGCCAAGTCGTTGGTGGTGGACAGCGTCATTGAAAACATCAATATGTGCAAGTATTTTAATGTGGTGTGCTCCAATCCGGAACCCATCTGCGGGTATATTGTGGATAAACTGAAACGCAGTGCCACCATCTGTGAAGCAAAAGGCGCCTTTTCTCATGATCAGAAATATATTGTTTTTACCGCTATGAAACGGTATCAGGCCGTTCAACTGCGGCAGTTTATCAAACACGTGGAACCGGGTGCTTTTATCCTGATCTCCAACACCAGTGAGATCATAGGCAAAGGTTTTAACAACGGCGGCTAA
- a CDS encoding Mini-ribonuclease 3, giving the protein MDRFFDKQVDLRTFSPLTLAYIGDGVYELMMREYLLQKGNCPSGKLHALTVAHVRAEAQAEAAQHLMPLLTEEETDVLKRGRNAHFSRKIPQKASVGQYHLATGLEALFGWLYLKGEKGRLTELFESIVSTFDQP; this is encoded by the coding sequence ATGGATCGTTTTTTTGACAAACAAGTGGATTTGCGTACCTTTAGCCCCCTTACCTTAGCTTATATCGGCGACGGGGTATATGAGCTGATGATGCGGGAATATTTACTTCAGAAGGGCAATTGTCCCTCTGGGAAGCTCCATGCGCTGACGGTGGCCCATGTCCGGGCCGAAGCTCAGGCCGAGGCGGCCCAGCATCTTATGCCCCTCCTTACCGAGGAGGAAACGGATGTGCTCAAACGGGGACGCAACGCCCATTTCAGCCGAAAGATCCCGCAGAAGGCATCGGTGGGACAATATCATTTGGCCACCGGTTTGGAGGCTTTGTTTGGCTGGCTGTATCTCAAAGGTGAGAAGGGCCGGTTAACGGAATTATTTGAATCTATTGTATCTACATTTGATCAACCATAA
- a CDS encoding ECF transporter S component, which yields MARSADKLKSMAIVGVFAALCYLALLPIFRIPIPAPVGDPFLHVGNLLVILCALLYGGVGGGLAGSIGMGLSDMTTGYLYTSPKTIVLKFFIGLIAGASFRALSKRKEKPVAGLLIFAGASVLLSVFLFVFFSAPSAQSAFVPALRVGLLIFAGFLVVLAALSRKLSVATFSVVMASGLAVLFNLAGEFIFGAAYKMLEGSAFVPALITSAASLPATLFNGIFSIVGAALLYFPLKKALQSAHLLNA from the coding sequence ATGGCACGTTCTGCTGACAAATTAAAGAGCATGGCCATTGTGGGAGTATTTGCCGCCCTGTGTTATTTGGCATTGCTTCCCATATTCCGCATTCCCATTCCAGCTCCTGTGGGCGATCCGTTCCTGCACGTGGGCAATCTGCTGGTTATTCTGTGTGCGCTTCTGTATGGAGGAGTCGGAGGCGGTTTGGCCGGCTCCATCGGCATGGGACTCTCGGATATGACCACCGGATATTTGTACACATCCCCTAAAACCATCGTATTAAAATTTTTTATCGGCCTCATTGCCGGAGCCAGTTTCCGCGCTTTGTCCAAACGAAAGGAAAAGCCGGTCGCCGGACTTCTTATTTTTGCGGGAGCTAGTGTATTGTTATCTGTTTTTCTGTTTGTCTTTTTCTCAGCCCCTTCGGCACAGAGTGCTTTTGTCCCGGCTCTCCGGGTGGGACTCCTGATTTTTGCTGGTTTCCTTGTGGTATTGGCGGCCCTTTCCCGCAAGCTAAGCGTTGCAACCTTCAGCGTCGTGATGGCATCTGGACTGGCTGTCTTATTCAATCTAGCGGGCGAATTCATCTTTGGCGCCGCCTACAAGATGCTGGAAGGCAGTGCCTTTGTACCAGCCCTCATTACTTCGGCCGCCAGTTTACCTGCCACACTGTTCAACGGCATCTTTTCCATCGTAGGAGCTGCCTTGCTTTACTTCCCATTGAAGAAAGCGCTGCAATCAGCCCATCTGCTCAACGCCTAA
- the rpmA gene encoding 50S ribosomal protein L27 encodes MLKVNIQLFAHKKGMGSTKNGRDSESKRLGVKRADGQFVLAGNILVRQRGTHIHPGENVGRGSDDTLFALIDGKVRFERVGRDRKRVSIYAVEQ; translated from the coding sequence ATGTTAAAGGTAAACATTCAGCTTTTCGCACATAAAAAGGGAATGGGCTCCACCAAGAACGGCCGCGATTCCGAATCCAAACGTCTTGGTGTGAAACGTGCCGACGGTCAGTTCGTCCTGGCCGGCAACATCCTCGTGCGTCAGCGCGGTACTCACATCCACCCCGGTGAAAATGTGGGCCGTGGTTCGGATGATACCCTGTTCGCTCTGATCGACGGCAAGGTCCGTTTTGAGCGTGTGGGCCGTGACCGCAAGCGCGTCAGCATCTACGCTGTGGAGCAATAA
- a CDS encoding LysM peptidoglycan-binding domain-containing protein encodes MKKRPVVEVENMAGIIPEGMTAQSFGRAQDVHPSLYFQEKTLKKIMRWATEYNNFCAILYGVYGEEDGVIISGACRVKKAKRQMGHLFFSGKTWRSIKEQKKEKYPRLDMVGICMVQKKGECRIPTDLLTIAKGYFSEKWQVVLAVDSHSWRCRFYQWDEENLKPAPGYYLVKKQDEDGLSAEDSIQMDQPVSLEKDVTSPPPSESIEKENDVLPEVCPSGPSQHFSSQIPENLVDEVRSYGRRVRLLTALVTVMFVAVLGTGIVLGVRQATLAQPVWVQQAELESRVAHLEDKTQQDDPIDDQIAQLKQQLSDLEGKTGQQEQLIRTLSDQIQQLEKKLSQPSSSGQDVLPDYHTVQPGETLTSISIRYFGTPDKAGYLAAINDLQNPDVVQAGAVLRLSE; translated from the coding sequence ATGAAAAAAAGACCAGTCGTGGAGGTGGAGAATATGGCGGGAATTATCCCCGAAGGCATGACTGCCCAGAGTTTCGGCAGGGCACAGGATGTGCATCCGTCTCTCTACTTCCAGGAAAAGACGCTGAAGAAAATCATGCGGTGGGCAACCGAATACAATAATTTTTGTGCGATCCTCTACGGCGTCTACGGGGAAGAGGACGGCGTCATCATCAGCGGGGCTTGCCGGGTCAAAAAGGCCAAGCGGCAGATGGGACATCTGTTTTTCTCCGGCAAGACTTGGAGGAGCATTAAAGAACAGAAAAAAGAAAAATATCCCAGGCTGGATATGGTAGGGATTTGTATGGTACAGAAAAAAGGGGAGTGCCGGATTCCCACCGATCTTCTGACCATTGCAAAAGGCTATTTTAGTGAAAAATGGCAAGTAGTGCTGGCGGTGGATTCCCATAGCTGGCGGTGCCGCTTTTATCAATGGGACGAGGAGAATCTGAAACCAGCGCCTGGGTATTACCTGGTTAAAAAACAAGATGAGGATGGATTGTCTGCAGAGGACTCTATTCAGATGGATCAGCCGGTTTCGCTGGAAAAGGATGTGACGTCGCCGCCTCCTTCCGAATCGATAGAGAAAGAGAACGACGTTTTACCTGAGGTTTGTCCTTCCGGGCCGTCACAGCATTTCTCATCCCAGATCCCTGAGAATTTGGTGGATGAGGTGCGGTCTTACGGGAGAAGGGTACGGTTACTTACTGCACTGGTGACGGTGATGTTCGTAGCTGTGCTTGGGACAGGAATAGTTTTGGGTGTCCGCCAGGCCACATTGGCACAGCCGGTTTGGGTACAACAAGCCGAACTGGAGAGCCGTGTGGCTCATCTGGAGGACAAAACACAGCAAGACGATCCCATAGATGACCAGATCGCACAGTTAAAACAGCAGTTATCCGATCTGGAAGGCAAAACAGGTCAGCAAGAACAGCTTATCCGCACTCTTTCCGATCAGATACAACAGTTGGAGAAGAAGCTTTCCCAGCCCTCCAGTTCGGGACAAGATGTGCTTCCCGATTATCATACCGTCCAGCCGGGTGAGACATTGACTTCTATTTCCATTCGGTACTTTGGAACGCCTGATAAAGCAGGCTATCTGGCGGCTATTAATGACCTTCAGAATCCTGATGTGGTGCAGGCGGGGGCAGTGCTCCGTCTTTCAGAATAA
- a CDS encoding DUF6440 family protein: MSEKQKRFETSYSQGLNFAVLVDRQTGVNYLMTSTGITPLLNPDGTPIVTVEEKKQS, translated from the coding sequence ATGTCTGAAAAACAAAAGCGATTTGAAACATCCTATTCCCAGGGCCTTAATTTTGCCGTATTGGTGGACCGTCAGACTGGAGTCAACTATCTGATGACCAGCACCGGGATTACTCCCTTGCTCAACCCGGATGGAACACCCATTGTCACGGTGGAGGAGAAAAAACAGTCCTGA
- the rplU gene encoding 50S ribosomal protein L21 encodes MYAVIETGGKQYKVAVGDELYIEKLDVAADAEVNFDKVVAVGADDGLKAGAPYVDGATVSAKVLKNGKAKKITVFTYKPKKNSKRKMGHRQPYTKVKIEAINA; translated from the coding sequence ATGTACGCAGTGATTGAAACCGGCGGTAAGCAGTACAAAGTCGCAGTGGGCGATGAGCTTTACATCGAAAAGCTGGACGTTGCCGCTGACGCTGAAGTGAATTTCGACAAAGTCGTGGCAGTTGGTGCAGACGATGGCCTTAAGGCCGGCGCTCCTTATGTGGATGGCGCTACTGTTTCGGCCAAAGTCCTCAAAAACGGCAAGGCGAAAAAGATTACCGTTTTCACCTACAAGCCCAAGAAAAACAGCAAACGCAAGATGGGCCATCGTCAGCCCTATACAAAGGTGAAGATCGAGGCTATCAACGCCTAA
- a CDS encoding DUF6688 domain-containing protein, protein MSNVYSGLILLLMTLFFLVWPLALTVINIINLFLKKPIHAAGFEIATLSCGSIMTALLYGLLDFQDYETPINLWGGTQVHAPVASWYLWTVLLLGAVGLIGYAMVRFCHSKLPPLAFVLGIAMMMAGCMECILWIVQIAGRLVETAGDDMFAIFYLCLFPANFILCCLSASLRAIRAYPVWPAKQYGNPFVSRCASLLSRSRHWPWLAVLAMVPILLLLTLILVLFGQAPDAVIRAFTQTSDWTLSQQISPPPVQIDTHYLCTVSLRGHRKLVRPTRYGIRRGERIIVNRQLCVANAFEQLIQERTPRFHRLVRHVYDTYGYPISRHIKTALAADVVYLIMKPLEWLFLAVLYLFDLKPENRIALQYLPMREVESLKKQVGSNKDMHISRG, encoded by the coding sequence ATGTCCAACGTCTATTCTGGACTCATTCTACTGCTGATGACATTGTTTTTCCTGGTATGGCCTTTGGCACTTACTGTGATCAATATCATCAATCTTTTCCTCAAAAAACCTATCCATGCCGCGGGGTTCGAAATCGCCACCTTGTCGTGCGGTTCCATTATGACGGCGCTTTTATACGGCCTACTGGATTTCCAAGATTATGAAACTCCCATCAACCTTTGGGGAGGGACACAAGTCCATGCTCCAGTGGCTTCCTGGTACCTCTGGACGGTACTGCTGTTGGGTGCTGTGGGCCTGATCGGATATGCCATGGTGCGATTTTGTCACTCCAAACTGCCGCCTTTGGCCTTTGTTCTAGGTATTGCGATGATGATGGCTGGATGCATGGAATGTATCTTATGGATTGTCCAGATAGCCGGCCGTCTGGTTGAAACAGCAGGCGATGACATGTTTGCAATCTTTTACCTCTGCCTATTCCCGGCGAATTTTATCTTGTGCTGTCTCTCGGCAAGTCTTCGGGCCATTCGGGCTTATCCTGTATGGCCGGCAAAACAGTACGGCAATCCCTTTGTATCCCGATGCGCGTCTCTCCTGAGCCGAAGCAGACACTGGCCATGGCTGGCGGTTTTAGCGATGGTCCCCATTCTGCTGCTGCTTACATTGATCCTTGTCCTGTTTGGACAGGCGCCTGATGCCGTCATCCGTGCCTTCACACAAACCAGTGACTGGACCCTTTCCCAACAGATCTCTCCGCCTCCGGTACAGATAGATACCCATTATTTGTGTACCGTCTCCCTGCGCGGACACCGTAAATTGGTGCGTCCTACCCGGTACGGTATTCGCAGGGGAGAACGTATTATAGTCAACCGTCAACTGTGTGTGGCCAATGCCTTTGAACAATTGATCCAGGAACGGACGCCTCGGTTTCATCGCTTGGTTCGCCATGTATACGATACCTATGGATATCCCATCTCCCGGCACATCAAAACAGCTCTGGCGGCCGACGTGGTCTACCTGATCATGAAGCCGTTGGAATGGCTGTTTTTAGCGGTACTCTATCTTTTTGATCTGAAACCGGAAAATCGGATTGCTCTCCAGTATTTGCCGATGCGTGAGGTGGAAAGTTTGAAAAAACAAGTTGGGTCAAATAAAGATATGCATATATCACGCGGATAG